caacagggcacggatctcctctcagaatgccAAGTGcgggcggattggtagacttcacacaccgttgagaaaattatggagaactctcaggcatttaggattcctcacgatgttttgcttcaccgttatagcaagtgatattataatgcctttaattaaaaacgcacataatttcgaTCAAtggtagatatatattattataatagatatattatgcCTATCTTAACTAGCCTACTAGATTCTTACGTGGACGTGTTACCCTTGACATGACCGTGCCACCTTCCAGTAGCTGCAGATAATCCGGACAGGGCTCCGCTTTGTAGCCCCAGGGAAATATGATCAGCTCATAGTAGCTATGGAAGGAGAGGTAGACTTTAAAAGGCGTCTGGGAGCTTAATATTGTATCCTAgaaacgtaataaaaataatgaatacctaatttacctttcaaacaacaaaaaaaaaacaaaatcaaaatcgatttttGCGTTGgggttaaaaagtaaaattgtaATATGTGTGCAATAGGTAAAATTCCACATAAACAAATACCTTGGCATAAAGACGTTTAaagcaaactaaaaaataattttaagctttaaacttaagattattttttagttgGCTTTCGCGAACTAAAATTTCTTGAAGTTTGACTGTCTCTACATACCCTGACTGCACAACTTTCTGGTTCTGAAAAGGGGACAGGTCCTCGGTAAAACACATGATTGGGCAAATCTGATGACCCTTCATTGACATTGTTTCCCCAAcgataactaaaataatataaatactatatagaAAAGGTTAAAAAATCAAGCATAtttttctaacaaaaaaaaactagcttaAATTAGCCATGATTTTTTGAGGCTACgtctgatttatttttttacaaaactgtCTCAGTCTTTCCTCTGTGCTCTGGCGGACACAAAAACTCGCCAAtcctggttattatcactagaaaggcgctttattatttaataatgaatttgttaacatttaaaaatctaCCAAATTTTTCTACggtttattaacaaaataaactaagctaatcTTAAATAGtatgtaacataatatatagcaaataatttgaaattagtGTGTCAGACTCAGAATGTTTCCGAattgtatctatttatatttcatgttttaaaattatattctactaGCGGACCTTAGCGCCATCTGTctggctgatttgtgaatctaaaccatccagggtgccacccaaacgcataccaaaaaattcattcaaatcggtccagccgttaaggaggagttcagtggcacacacacgcacacaagaaatatatatataagatgtcCATCTACACGATGCAAGTTATACAATATGTGGTAAATTTCACTAATATCATCATTAATAACGTTGAGTATCTGCAATATCAGATATaaaacttcttaaaataaagaaatctttCCAAGGAAGAGGaaaaatcaaatgaaaaggTCAAAGTTGGGATCAATGAAGTTTGCTCAGACGAAAAGCCCATGGATTGAAAATAAGTTTTCAACACGAATTTGTGTCACGTGTCTACATGGATATATTTATAGTGGATGAATAAGCTACAGTTACATTGATATAGTGTGGAGATACACAATAGACGAAGATATTTACGTACTGATAACGGAACTAAATCAGTCGCgcgaatgtttaatttttatttattgtttatgttttttggAGAattatctctttttatttgacgacaagttatttattttttatttatttaaactctttatttgcacacaaataaaaatacagaaaaagaataaaagaaaacacagacagaagaagtatacaaaaggcggccttatcgctttgtagcaaGTTAGCATTGGAATGCCTTCGCATTCCACTatgaagatagatagatagatagatctttatttgcaaaatacacacgtttacatagatgtcatttcaatatcaattgcgaagtcacagtgtatttccattagctggcgtgcaaatgTTACAAGCCATTGGTTGCAATTAACACAGAATCTATTTAAAAAcatgtaattttaatacaatacaataatacaattgcggtaataataatttgagtaaaaatatatatttatatatctaaataaatttaaatatatatatatatatataaaaaaatccgaaacattaattgaaaattcgtgTTCAATGTTCAGTGTTTTTTGTCATATTGGAAAAAATCATCTACGGAGTAGAAATTTTTACCTTGCAACCATTTCTTCAACTTTTgcgtaaaatgttttattgaaagtGTTTTGAGATTGGATGTAAGTAATATAACAGGCTATTACGTTGGTAGTATAGTGGTTTGCTACGAATTACGAGGTTATCGGTTGGCCAAAAATTGTGGAGTGCAGTTGGGTTTACTGTCAATCGTTTATCTTTAACACAAAGTAAGAAAGTAAACaaatgataataatcattatagCTCGCTTACTCATATTGGATCAGAGTCACAGCTATTAATCATTCTTTCGTTTCCAGAGAGGAGTTGAGACCTACACTATTCTTCTAATTTATGCACTTATACTACGTTATATCCCAAAACAACTTCTTTAAGACTTGGGAAAAGATTTGCTGATTTAGTTTTGTTAGTGTTTTGTTAATTTGCTGGTTTagttaagttcattatttttactttattccattaaaaattAACCCCTTAACTTCAATCTCAACTGGTGTTAAGGTGATGCAGTTTGAGATGGGAGCGGGTTAGCCTGTTAGCAGTGGCAATGGCAGTTATACTACCGTTCGGGTaagacgtcgcgtagaaaccgaaaaGGGGTGCCGGTTcaattctacgcgacatcgtaccggaacgacgcttaatcgcttagcggcacgtgtttgacATGTGTTATTTAGGTTGTACCAAGAAGCACCATTCTCTATGTTTAGTATATCATTGTGCACTTTACGCAGTCACCTAAAATTCCTGTTGAGATCAACACCGACACGCTCGCCGTCGTGTTTCGCTCGGTTCTTTCTCCACATGCGATCTCTTGTATGCGTGTACACGTAACCATCGGGATTCAATACAGGGACTATGAACCTGCAAAAAAATATAGGCACTGTTAtccttttttatttgtgtcCACCAACCTAAGGCTTAGGTGTTTTAGCCTCATCTGCCTGTAATAATATCAGCAACCATTCCCTTGagaccggagcacagcattgcaacaatgctgcttagcggcagaaataagcatggtggtagtaggtacttcctcggatgagctctgtcacaaaaagggtCTTCTACTATTACATTAAATAGTGTGTATCAGCGTGTAAACTTGTGATTGAactattgtttatatattatctacGATCATTGTGAGCCCTAACCTAGTTtactttaaatgtaaacataGCTGATTTTATAGTTTCAGTTAATTTTTTAACGAAAATTTCGAATCAGCTTGAATGAATTTGTATTGATTATATTCTATAATGACCGCTCGATGATGGCCTTCCTTACATCTATGTtagtttttaagttgtgtatatTCGTTTTCTTAGgtttgtaataaatgtttttttcctttagcGTCTTTGGTGGCTTTGAAAAAATCGCTATGTTGCGATAAGGCCACCagattgtactctcttgctctgtgtatatctctgtaactactttttctttggtgtacaataaaagtgtattcattcattcatattttatgactatttaaaaaaataccaatcatTATCAGTAATGGACTCGGAGAGTTTCTGGAAGTTTCTGACGATGAAATCGGCGAGGTAAGTGACAACGGCTGTGCTTATCCATTCCCTCGAGTGTATTGCTGCATCTAGCCAGACTGCAGGGTTGCTGGCCTTGCTGTTTGATATCTTCAACATCTAGTCGTAAATAAATTGCTTACTTCACGATCATAAACAGGCTTGCTTGCAGTTTATAGACgcaataatatttcttattttaaattactgagAGTTcagtatggaaaaaaaatggaTAGGAGGAGGAAAATCTAATCAAAGTCACCGAAATCGACTGATCTGGGTTTTGATAGTGGCTAGTTGATTGTAGTAGCAAAAACGTGGCGCAAAGCGATATATCGTTCTGGTATCATACTGCTTAGAAACATACTGTGGTTTAATGCATCTGCCATACCCCTTAaacgttagcccgctatcatcttagattgcatcgaCAAAAACTACCATATAACAGTTAAAGATACCTTAAGTTGGAATTGCAAGCAAATACAACGACGAAATAAACGACAAGGTAAAGTGCCAGTGGGAAGTTCATGTTTGAATGGATCGATGACCAGTTTGTGTTTGCAGTGGAAACAAAGCAAGAAATGATCTCCAATAGGCGGATGACCTCATGAAGGTGGTTAAAATGGCTGGATGGGTAGAGAGCCGTATCTGGTTCCATGCGATAGTTGCAAAGTTGTTCCGATAACACAATATAACATTGAATTTTTGATCGACTACGGGCCACCTTTAATTTTGTGCTTATAGAAGAAAATGCTCTTGCTCTTATGTTTTATCTCATATTGTCCATACTCTTCAATGAAATTCATAAAcgtgtttgaaaaaaaataagttcaatTATATTGCTAGTGAAGCAGTGATAGCATTGGGTAGGCATATTgggtaattgaaatatcacttgcttcaacggtgaaggaaaacatcgtgaggaaacctgcatgcctgagagttctacataatgtttcgaaagctgtgtggagtccaccaatccacactgggccagcgtggtggactacggcctcaatcCCTTATCAGTtctggaggagacccgtgctctgtagtgggccggtaatgggtttatgtgatgatgatggtgatgttgCTAGTAGGTGATGCCCGCGTTCTTCCACGGGTTTTtaaggattaaagaaaaaaCTCGTGGGCACCGTTTGATTTTGCGGGTTTAAAAGTTGCCTTCACCattcaaataactctatgccaaaaatcaaattgattggttgtttgattagggcgtgaagaaaggacaaacaaacaaatgtacaaacaaacacacttttgcacttatcatattagttaggattaacGCCTTAACAGTACCTTAATATCCCTTCCTTCTACCGACTTGCCAATGCTTGTAACTGTACATATTGCTGGAAAATCCCTTTCTAGCTCATCCATAAACGAATATATAACGTTGAGTTTGTGAAACTTTTTCCAGTTCATTAACTTTACTGAAAGAAAATATATGTAAGTTCTTGTACAGTGTACAGGGTACGCGTTCATACTAGGCGTCGTTGCCGATAAAGACGTGCAGcaaagcgatttaatgttcccgtgcgatgtcgcgtaggaaccgattaggggtgtgactaccgtggtccctaacaggttatgacgtaccaccaggtgaggttgctGTCAAGTATTAcgttgtagtgaaataaaataaaaaaaaataccttttcttTTCCCTGGCAGTTCCGATGGCAGGATTTGTTTTATGCCTTTGCCTAAACACCTCCGGAACATTAAACTCGGTATGAGTTCTGCTAGAAAAAAAGCTGATTAAGTATAGTAGTAATATTTAGCGGAGAGGTAGTTAATTTACTTTTCTatcgacctccttggcgcagtgattttgggaggtcccggatttgATTCGTGGCAGAGGTGATTTGggaatattaaattttctaCCTAGTCTGGTTTCGACCGCGGCTTTTTACCACCTTCATCAGGCTTGCTGCCAAGCGATTGCCAGCAGGTAACATATTggcttagactgcaacatcgtAAGTGATTTTCTGCGAtctcagtcaagggctaacttgtggtgaaatcaataaaaaggaagtgatgatgcagtctaaaatagtagcGCACTAACTTTTAgggctatggcagttatatatgcccctaatcggtatcAACGTAGCATCTtatgaccctgctttctgagtctaaagccgtgggttcgattcctggaaTT
The sequence above is a segment of the Pararge aegeria chromosome 17, ilParAegt1.1, whole genome shotgun sequence genome. Coding sequences within it:
- the LOC120631075 gene encoding carboxypeptidase B-like; translation: MMESSLPQHVAVDQPKLHVLLSDQSSEDSNSAEKANNGTQTKFFRLRKSKELIPSLMFRRCLGKGIKQILPSELPGKRKVKLMNWKKFHKLNVIYSFMDELERDFPAICTVTSIGKSVEGRDIKMLKISNSKASNPAVWLDAAIHSREWISTAVVTYLADFIVRNFQKLSESITDNDWFIVPVLNPDGYVYTHTRDRMWRKNRAKHDGERVGVDLNRNFSYRWGNNVNEGSSDLPNHVFYRGPVPFSEPESCAVRDTILSSQTPFKVYLSFHSYYELIIFPWGYKAEPCPDYLQLLEGGTVMSRAIYNNSGMIYKVGCTKDLTYYACGTSTDWSYGIAKIPYSYMIELRSKKHRFKLPKDQILETCVEIWHAVKSLMEFIDQP